Proteins from a single region of Carassius gibelio isolate Cgi1373 ecotype wild population from Czech Republic chromosome B15, carGib1.2-hapl.c, whole genome shotgun sequence:
- the LOC127973048 gene encoding olfactory receptor 52J3-like: MYPNESLFSLVLTLHSLELPETSIYPAFIFGLTIYLFILLCNVTIVVTICLNRNLHKPMYILLLNMPINDAMGATNLFCQLLYSILSQDTSISYPACLLQGFIVHLYGSASYVILTAMAYDRYIAICSPLRYEAIMNTSNLVKIISGMWLFNFAVIIVIFFLFLNYKICQTHMTDLICYNPSIMKLMCEDTKVNNIYGLFTLVLYHILAFSVVAFTYIHILITCVTNKQSDAKKKALQTCGTHLVVFLFLEFNTLFPLVAHRSESVPAYIRRMFSITVFVLPPLVNPLVYGFKTKEIRQNLQFLPHRKLLGFFHYIMHFYPESV; the protein is encoded by the exons ATGTATCCAAATGAATCTCTCTTCTCACTGGTCCTGACATTACACTCTCTGGAACTGCCTGAGACCAGCATTTATCCTGCATTCATATTTGGATTAACAATTTACTTGTTCATCTTACTCTGCAATGTAACAATTGTTGTCACCATTTGCTTGAACAGGAATCTTCACAAACCAATGTACATACTGTTGCTTAACATGCCTATCAATGATGCAATGGGTGCTACAAACCTTTTTTGTCAGCTTCTGTATAGTATATTGTCTCAGGACACATCCATATCCTACCCTGCATGTTTGCTTCAAGGCTTTATTGTACACCTGTATGGTAGTGCATCCTATGTTATTCTTACCGCTATGGCCTATGACAGGTATATCGCTATCTGCTCTCCACTGAGATATGAAGCCATTATGAATACCAGTAACTTGGTGAAAATCATATCTGGGATGTGGCTTTTTAATTTTGCTGtaataattgttattttctttctttttctgaattACAAGATTTGCCAGACACACATGACAGATCTTATCTGTTATAATCCATCTATAATGAAACTCATGTGTGAAGACACAAAAGTGAATAATATCTATGGATTGTTTACCCTGGTTTTGTACCACATCCTTGCATTTTCTGTTGTGGCATttacatacattcatatattaaTCACCTGTGTTACTAATAAGCAGTCTGATGCAAAGAAAAAGGCACTTCAGACATGTGGCACTCATTTAGTTGTCTTCCTGTTCTTGGAGTTCAACACTCTTTTTCCCCTTGTTGCACATCGGTCGGAAAGTGTTCCCGCTTACATACGCAGGATGTTTTCTATAACAGTTTTTGTGTTGCCTCCTCTTGTCAATCCACTTGTGTATGGTTTTAAAACTAAAGAGATCAGACAGAA tTTACAGTTTCTTCCTCACAGAAAGCTATTGGGGTTTTTTCACTATATTATGCACTTTTATCCAGAGTctgtataa
- the LOC127973049 gene encoding olfactory receptor 52J3-like produces MYPNESLFSLVLTFHSLELPETSIYPAFIFGLTTYLFILLCNLTIINTICMNRNLHKPMYILLLNLPINDAMNATSLFPQLLYSIWSQDRSISYPACFLQGFLAHLNGGASYLILTAMAYDRYIAICCPLRYGAIMTTNNLVKIITGMWLLNFFLITVVFTILLPYRICQTHMTDLVCYKTALMKLLCDGTEVNNIVGLSCIIFYHGLSLSVVAFTYIHILITCVTNKQSDAKIKALQTCGTHLVVFLLLELNTLFPLISHRFEFVPAFLRRVFSISNFIFPPLVNPLVYGFKTKEIRQKIFTCFKNKKISSF; encoded by the coding sequence ATGTATCCAAATGAATCTCTCTTCTCACTGGTCCTGACTTTTCACTCTCTGGAACTGCCTGAGACAAGCATTTATCCTGCATTCATATTTGGATTAacaacatacttgtttatcttaCTCTGCAATCTCACGATTATTAATACAATTTGCATGAACAGAAATCTTCACAAACCAATGTACATACTGTTGCTTAACCTGCCCATCAATGATGCAATGAATGCTACAAGCCTTTTTCCTCAGCTGCTGTATAGTATATGGTCTCAGGACAGATCAATATCCTATCCTGCATGTTTTCTTCAAGGCTTTTTAGCACACCTGAATGGTGGAGCATCTTATCTTATTCTTACCGCTATGGCCTATGACAGGTATATCGCTATCTGCTGCCCGCTGAGATATGGAGCCATTATGACTACCAATAACTTGGTGAAAATCATAACTGGTATGTggcttttaaatttttttcttataacTGTAGTTTTCACTATTCTATTACCTTACAGGATTTGCCAGACACACATGACAGATCTAGTCTGCTATAAGACAGCATTAATGAAACTCTTATGTGATGGCACAGAGGTAAACAATATAGTTGGGTTGAGTTGCATCATTTTTTATCACGGCCTTTCACTTTCTGTTGTGGCATttacatacattcatatattaaTCACATGTGTTACTAATAAACAGTCTGATGCAAAGATTAAGGCACTTCAGACATGTGGTACACATTTGGTTGTCTTCCTGTTGTTAGAGCTTAACACTCTTTTTCCTCTTATTTCACATCGATTTGAGTTTGTTCCCGCTTTCCTACGCAGAGTGTTTTCCATTTCCAATTTTATTTTTCCACCTCTTGTGAATCCACTTGTATATGGTTTTAAAACTAAAGAGATCAGACAGAAAATTTTCACCTGTTTTAAAAACAAGAAGATAAGTAGTTTCTGA